The DNA window agcagtaCTAGCGAGCCGGAATGTACCggtgactctgctaccccctaTTGTGTGAGCGATGTATTGCATTTTAAGTGTCGCCCGCGTCGCTTGCCTTCAATGTGCTGACTAAGAAAGGAAGTGCGTTGCTCGCGTTGCTTGCTCATGTTGCGTGcgtcgactatgaaacggccctaaGCGATGtcctgctgtggaggggtcagcaacttAAGGTATGTTAGCagggtcttaaaaagtattaaaagttgataaatcaaatgtcggaaaattaaggcccttaaaaagtattaaaaaatcttaattgcgattttatgaagtattaaattttcttggcattcaagctttgacaaaaagtatccatgaatgtataatttattttcctcctcgcGACTATTACAAACAATGATGTGTAGGTAGGCACACTCGGACTGCCACTCGGGGCCGTCCGCATACCTGTGCGACATCACGCGACGGTGCACGTACAGGCGCCAAACAGAGgagcaaaagacaataaaaaatccttctcatcttatctgagttctgttgtatgtttgtgctccatagatttaaTTGTAAACTACAACTGTTGAGTAAGTTAAAGATGCACTGCTGCTAACGACAGCTTGAAGTGGCGATGaggtcttaaggtttttttggaaggtcttacaaaagtcttaaaaaggtattgaaattaacctcaggattcctgcatacCCTGGTTAGCTAactaaaaaaagtcccacttTAAAAAGTCCAcaacagtttaagtgtacgctttATTTAGAATGTTTTCGCTGCTGTACTTTGCTATCAGACAATGATTTCCAGCTGGAACATGAAGCTCTTAAATCACTTTCCTCAGAGCCAGACtctattgagaaaaacagtgatttaacattgctgaacaaaGGAGGTGCTGGTCTACAACTGCCTCatacagttattttgtttgtgttattgagtGACGTTGGTGTTTAAAAGCatggatgcatgatattggactTTTTAAAGATATGCCGATATATTACAACTCATTTGTTCCATAACCGCTATCAATAtcgttgtatttgttttttcctccacctgagtttagtgatcatcaagtctcttctctagtggaattaacatcatattatatgTGCTTGCTTtcatcgtgatggcccaccagcagatggagacaggaaatacagtgcttttcaatgtatgtgatATTCATTCAATGTGCAAATTAAGTAAAAGCATGCTGGTCAAGTCCGATAGTTCATTTCAAAGCTGATATCGGCCGATACCGATTGATTAAactgatatagatttttttagatggctaaaatacgttttctTGCGTTTCTTTTCAtcagaactatccctttaacagatTCTCAGTTGATTTTTCCAGTTACTTAATGATCTCATCATGATTTATGTTATGACGTTAACTATCTCCCATGCCCAGTTACTGCTAATAAACAGCCTGTGACTCAGCCTACAATcacatttgctgttttaaacACCTAGTTTCCCTCCTCTAACACACATCAAGTGATTCCTTTTATCCACATGTTTTACTTCACCAGATAAGAGTTGTGAAATCGTCCAGCTGGCTGCAGTGAGTGGAGGCCACTCACTGAACCTCTACATCATCCCTCGGTCTCGAATACAGCGAGGAGCAGCCAAAGTGACCGGCTTCAGGGTCCGCAGACAGAGGCTCTACCTCCATCGCCAGCTTGTCCTCACCAACTCCCTGCGAGAGGTCTTGGTCTCCTTCATAGCTTTCCTCAAGATGCTCGGACGCCCACTTCTCATTGGCCACAACATTCGCCGCTTCGACTGTCGGCTGTTGGCTCGAGCTCTTGATGAACTTGACCTCAGAGCAGACTTTGAGTCAGCAGTCTTCGGCTGTGTTGACACTCTGCCGCTGGCTCGAGAGATGCTGAAGGACCGCGGCCTGCGGAGTTTCCGACAGGAGAACCTGGTCAGGGAGCTGCTGGGTGTAAACTACAAGGCCCATGATGCTTTGGAGGATGTGCGGGCATTACAGGCACTGTACAGTGTTCTACAGCCCACACCAGACTTGATTAGTAGGCATAGGTTTACTTTGGACACAATGGAGAACAAACCAGCTGCTAAATCTAAAGTGCCCTGTGAGCCTGCAGGACAGCGCCCCCTGTGGGAGCACTTCAGACAGACGGTGAAGGTCACAGAGAGCAGTGAAGACAAAGCTACAAAGTAGAACATGAGAAATCACTTGAAACGTCCTCTGCAGTGGAGCAAAAAGGAATGAATATCTGTTTGTGGAATCTTAAAGGTGGAGGAAAGCATACAAAGACAATGAATGCACATCTGGAAGTCACACTGTGCTACTTCAGCCTGATGCAGCACTTAGATCAGGGTGTGATGGGTTTTTTCCTCAGCCTTGTAGGGCCCTAAATTCTTCTAGACGACTTTGTCAAATTGGAGTTACCAATTTGTACGCTTCAGTCTCGCCTTGTTGATTGTTCCAACAACATGCACTTTAATTTATTGCACAGTACTGACCAGATTGGAGAAATGCGAGTCAGTCACAGCTGTAAATAAGACTTTCCTTATACATATGTTAAAATGGATGTTGAAATTTGGGTGCTCTTTGCCACCGCTTAAGCTCCTCACCATTTATTTCAGGAACAAGAAACAGACATGAgtatttctgaaaaaaaaatggagtcAGACATCTCTTTATGTGATTTATAAATGGTGAAAATGTCAGTAGTTGCAGGCAGATTGTTCCCCGGTTTTCTGTGGGAGGAAATAGTGCTGACTGTTATTGAGAAAATTCATGCACTGTTTTTTACTGAGGgtaaataaatgtgttaataaatgttttgtatttctaCAGTGTGTCCTAAATGAATCAATATTTCAGTAGGGCTGGGAGATATGGGTCATAAcacagtgataataataatagtaataatgatagTTTCATACAATACAATTTCACATAAAGTTGATTATTGTCCAGCTCTAATTTCAAGGTTTCAAGGTTCTCTGAGTTATTGGaaatttaaagggtaacttttgTATCTCAAACTGGGCCCTATTTTACCATGTTTTGTCTATGtctaaagccccatttccaccaaatactttcagtatggtacctttggaaccaacagtaacccttcagacatggtacctagaccctagtgtttctaccacaaacagtcctcttaaatgtgggcggggttgttgtcactcactgctccatccagcactcactgtattccctcatcagcggtgacacagcaGGAAGTCTgtaccttgtttatcgtccacagaacgaggctgcacgccgactatttcagaacaaaataaaacaggctccagtgagagtctctctccatgggatatttagaaatagcaggtttgtgcatttagtccttctcaggcaagctcaggggtttagtgttgtcgtagcccacaggaatgagctccgcagtgtttttttttttttttctcgagtgaggattagaatatatgcagttcacataacctgggtgaaattatatataaaaatgctttaagatccactcattcctaaaagtgtctgtcatataaaaactaaagtaatggtcaaagttgtcacagtgaaatttaaggtgtgttgattgattcacgtcgtcaactcatgcattgagcaACACTACAAGTCagtgttccaccttaaaaactGCTGGCAGTcgacccagtgaattaagtcatttttttctcagtctacagctgctgcagtctggtgggtttggtgatggtgaaTTTGGGTCTGTTtccgagaaaaaaaaaggtatcatACTCTCtaacaaaaaaagttaaagaaggaaaaaaaaaacacttctagTGGGCATGAATTGGCAGTGAATGACTGCACTGGGTGGTTAACTGCAGACTGTTTTGGCGCCACCAGCTGCAGCCAtgttgctcaatactggaccaatttgtCACAGACAGACAAGACTTGAAAACAACATCTGATCTgataaaaacagaggaaataaaagacagtctgaatgaacttaaaactcaaattaaatcaggaaaggctctctgataaaagtatgttttaagaagggacttaaaagagatcactgactcagCCAACCTGATTTCTTAGAGCAGACTGATACTTGTTGAATATCGTTCGACTGGAATACTAAGGTAACAAATGGTACAGAtgcaacacaaaacaataagGAGTTCAGACGGTGTAGTAACGGAACAAGGCTTTATTAAACCACTTTTACATACACATGTTCTCTGCAGTCCCAGGCTACAGCATCACCATATTCAAAAATGCTAAACCACGTCCTCATCTGGAGAAATACTCCAGGAAATGTTCTCACTAtagttaaataaaacaattaaggTGAAACATTGTGGCCTTCAGATTTGTGTGCATTTGAAGGAGTTAAATTATGTGTTAAGTCCTGGATGTACAGTATTAAAACTAAAAGGTGACATAAAACAAGACCAGTAACAAAGGTGTGTGTGATGGTTAAATCAAAAGTCAAAATTCAGTTGTTTGAAACTGCAGCCTCTACATGCTAACTACATTAAAACAGTTTGAAAAGATGGAAAAAATGGTTTGTTGACAAATATAACTAAAAGGTTTTACAATTATAGAGATACAGAAGGATGAATCTGAGGTAATGGTTCTTTAATCAAAAAGATGCTGTGATTTTAACTATCAACATCCTTCAGTCTCTTAATATTCTTCAGCTTctcaacaatatttagcaacaACCAACAACTAAAGGTTTAGTGCATCTATAATAGGGACAAGCTTAGAGATCATCTGTCATCACTAACACGGTCATGACGTCGGTAAAAGCATCACCAGCGTTGGCTCGATTCATTGCAGTCATTCATTCAGGTCAAACTATTGAGAGAAATATTTACTCACTGGTAGGTTGGCAGGCAAAGAGAGCATTCATTCTCAAATATTTAATTCTAGATAACCTATAAAAATTGTTACAACAAGAAAATCCACGTCATGATTTATTGACGAACCCTGGTGTGAGCTGGAATATTACGCAGACGTTTGCACCATACTGAAATAATCTAGTTACGATATTGTACCGACATGATGGAAAGTGGTCACCATGGAGATTTCACTGTGACGACAAACCACTCACCTCATGATGTATTAATGTACAGTTAAAACCTTATGATGCGGTGCGGTTTCAGGGATCATTCCTCTTTAGCATGTAATGGCAAGTACTGATgaatcagtacaaacaacaaaacatgcaaaGTCTGTAAAAAATTGGCGTCAAATACTCAAATACAGACACGTTTGTTGCTATAATACTAGAAAATTAAATGCAGCATTTTGTTGTACAACTGTACAAGATGTGGGTGTGTTAACGGGCTCGGGTCAAATTGTATGTAACAAGCAGCAGTAGTGCATTTTCAGTCGTATATaactttttaattaaaatgcattcCTGATTCCCATGTAGTcgtgcttaaagggatagttcggatttttttaagtggcatTGTATAAAgaacttatccatagtcagtgtgttacctacagtagatgtcggTTGGTACGCCTCCATTTTGAAGAGGCAGGCAggagtacctcatacaaccccaatTCAAAAATCCAAATCATCCCTTTAATGGGACGGCAATAGTTAGTGGccccttttgttttgtttttttttgttatttttctgatttttcaCTACCTTGAGAAGACGTTTCCAGACCGTAAACATGCGCTGGTAACAGTTAAAAGCAGTAATACTTCCCAGGGTTGACTTCACCGTGACAGTCGAGATAGAAGTCCCTCTCCAGTATAACTGCTCTAAATCAAACATGCACAGGCATCTCAGTATTACAATATATACTCTCAACTAATATTTTTTGTCCCAGAGGTGGATGTTTACTTTGTTTAAGCTGAACTAGAATGATGAAGCAGTTAACTGCACCAGTGACCCTGTGGAAAGGCTAACTGCTGCCTGTCTCATATGACAGATATGCTCAGTCCTCGACAAGGTGGTTCTGTAGTTGAGCAGTGATTGGTGGTGGGCTGCACCAGTGTAAACATATCCCCCACCCTGCTTCAGTGctgtttgaatgtataataTCTTTATCTCAGATTGGAGGATAAAAACGTGCAGCTGTAAGTGTATTAGGAATAAAAAGGGCAACCATTAGAaataactataataataataattataaattgtGCATTAACAATACCTTGAGGTCCATTTAGGGTTTTTCAGGCTTTTAAATGCACCACACTGTAATCACCAGTAGATGGAGTTTgctcagtgttttttgttttgttttaagaaaTCAATCTCACCAAAAGGTTTATATTAACTGTTATAAGGATTTCTATCGCATTTCATGATCTTAATCAAGGGATAGTGTTTGCCGTGTTGTCATGGAGTTGTAGATTTAAAAATATCCATTCTTCTGAGcatttaaagcccagttcagaccaaagatttgtgatgagatgagttgaaacaggcaactacttgcaatgtgctgGTCTGCAATGTTccaaaaacctgccggttcgcaccaatgcaactagacgAGGCGGTGTATCATCACTATGCAACAACACTCTGTACTTccattctgatttccagcttttcaggcttattttgtggctgaatataatttgtagcttcttaaaatatgaatgaggatagtgatggTGAGATACTGGCTGCAGGTGCATTTGTAGTGGTGATGAAATGgcaaaagacagaaacaaaaccagcatcagatggactgtaacCATAGTCAATACGCCACCAACATCAATtcatcagtcagtgagaatttgtgtgtgtgtatgtggaaaCAGAGGGCGCAGtagggacggagcacctgctcaCACTGCTGtgacttttctctgcaacattctaaaatggttttgtcttgtcgcgaatctttggtctgagttGGGCTTAAAGGACTTTAAACTCCAGAGCTGGTGGACCTTATAAGATTGTTTTCCCAACTGCTGTCTCCAAGGTCAAGAATAAATTCTCATGCAACATTTTAATCCCTCGATCTTCAGGAACCTGAGGATGGAGTGATGTGAGCACTGTCATGTGTCAGTGTTGTGgacttgttttactttttattcttGGCGTGTCTTCTGTCCAGCACCTATTATCAATTTGGGATGTGCACATCCTCTGATTTATAAGATGTGATTGCATCATTAAAGGTAAAAAAGACAGTTAAAACCAATTAAAATCCAGCAGCAGTGGATTACTGCTGGATTTTAAAGCTAAAGAGCACTGCTGGAGCAGTCCGCAGGTCGAGTTTGGGTCGGGGGGAGCAGCGGGCACAGACAGGCATCAGTAAACTGTGTCTGAAAGCTCCTTTAACGTACTACCTACTTCAAAAGTGCACAGCAATCATTGGGCTCAATCCTTAACGCAATGTCGACCTTTGTGAGTCGAACCAGAGGAAAACTAACACAAGTAGTATGAGCTttcacacacagcctcacactCACAGCTACAGGAGGCAGCAGGCTCGGAACATGCTCATCCCCGACTGGGAGGTGATGTGCAGGGAGACGCTCTCGTTGGCCGAGACGAACAGGACGGTGCCCCGCCTCAGTGTGACATCGGAGAGGGCGGCTGCAGAGGTTGCCGTGGCGTCACCTTCAATGACCAGGAGGATGCTGGCGCTGTCGACTGGAGCGACAGTGTACTGCTTCACTGAGGCTGGGACCTGCAGGATGGACGGCACAGAACGAGGTGAGAAAGTTTCTGTTTGCTCTTAACAAATTaccagtgatttaaaaaaaaaagaagaaaaaaagatttattaTATCCACCAGTCTGTATCTACCTTCTGTGCATATGCTCGACTGTAACAGACCATTTGATGATGTTCTCATCAGCACTGGTGCGTGTGTATTTAGTATGTTACGTAGGTTCATGTGGGACAGTTTTATATCTGAAATTTGCTGAAGATTGTTGAAACCACCTATATTGAGCATGAGTTCTGGGTCTCCAGAACTTTTGAAGCCATCCACAGCAGACGCAGGAAAAACCACAGGTGTAACAAATGACATAAATCACGAatgctgcattttatttatgtttagcAAGCCAAGATCCAGATGTCACGTAGGCTCTCTCTGCCATTATAAGTCAGACTGTGTGTTACAAAAGAGGTGTGTGGGAGGATATTTTGGCATGTCACAGTAGTTGCAAATAATTAAATCAATGATGGCATTTTAAGCTAAAACTTACTTTTTCTCCAAATTATAACCTTCCAGCTTTTTACTGTCAAGTCATACAACACttttaaaaggtgttttttcccttttttaccTCTTAGATGAGTATTACGTTGACACACCAGCCAAATTtgtaattcattaaataattaaacTTATAAATTACTTAATTTCTAAAAGTTCCtcttcagaaatcatgaccaagttactcaagataatcctcagaccttgttgtgagctgtttcTTGTAGGAACTattataccccttttccactttacccttttttcttttctttttaggcCGTGCCGAGTAAAGTAATGCCACGCCGATTTTTGTTCTCATTGTTAGTTTAGACTCGCCATGCCACGCCAAGCCACGCCAAGCCACGCCAAGCCACATCAGAGATGGACCTTGtcaggagtaggtccaaaagccgggCCATCCGCACTCAAGCGTGTAGCAGTGTGGCGCGGACTGCAGCAAACCTCTGATGACCCCCCTGCTCCCCCTCAAACAGACTCCACTCACCTTTGTCTGCAGGTGACCAGAGACAAAGGTTTTTGtgtacttttgtagcttctaactgaatctgtggtttggagtttagttacCTCCAGCGTCctttttttactttagataactgctttattttacctttagcttatacataacaaaataaggggggacttttattgtgaagaatctataggaAATGAAAAGTGTCATTACTAAATTAGCGGAACTTTGTTAGCAGCTTTTCTGAAATAAAGACAAGTCTAATAATacggcagggaggaagagtaaaagcaggaacagccacagtgagatgttgctgaagagctgcagacaacaggctcttactgcacctctgcaaacagctcacctccaacaggtaaacttcttttacctgccctgctgtggaaaaaataGTTTGCTACTCAGCTACCCCCACCGAATCattgcgcagaaggaagcatgcgaCTACAACAGATGAGAGGCTTGTGTTTGTGACAGCCCGAGATGTAAGAGTTGATAGCGTCCTCATTAGACTAGCAGTAGATATGCGCTTTCTTTTGGGCAGTGATTTGACTGGCAGGTgttgtttggtagaaagaaaatagttcctacatgaaactgctcacaacaaggtctgtggattatcttcagtaactgggtcatgatttctgtaaagagacattgctgttgaggttttaaaatgaatttgttggcgctttgagcaccacaagccgagtgccatctatttCCATTATAtcggagagaaggcagacatctctacagctgatatcgacaacactctgcaactcacaccaaaacaatctagactgataaatagcactacaggtaaggaaaaatatgtgtttttgagtttggggtgaactgtcccttaaaaATAACATCCACTCCACAGTTAGTGAGGTTTACTTCCTCCATCACCATTCAGTTTTAATTTTTCCCTCCTGAAGGTTTATCATTTAGTTAGCTGAGGTTTCCTACCTGTATCCTCATCACAGTGAAGTCTGGCACTGGGGGGTCGTACAGGGACACACAAGGATCTGAAGCGTCCTGGACACATGGGAAGATTTTGGAGCTGGCGGGGGCTGGGCTGTAGTTCAGCATCTCGCACAGCGTGTTGACATCAATGTATTTTGGAGTCAGACCAGCTCTCACCGTGTTGTCTGAGCAGGCCATACACTCAATACAGTCTGGATGGACGGATGAATAGACAGAAAAGGAGAGCGAGTTTTAAATAAGCAAAGCGAGCAGTCGACTCTCCTTCAAATGGAAAAATCAATTCTCAAATACTCTTACAATTGTACGTACAGTCAGCCTGTGAGGTTA is part of the Epinephelus lanceolatus isolate andai-2023 chromosome 5, ASM4190304v1, whole genome shotgun sequence genome and encodes:
- the LOC117262101 gene encoding protein PML-like, which gives rise to MQTPDSDGAEQSQQPLVFFDVETTGLDKSCEIVQLAAVSGGHSLNLYIIPRSRIQRGAAKVTGFRVRRQRLYLHRQLVLTNSLREVLVSFIAFLKMLGRPLLIGHNIRRFDCRLLARALDELDLRADFESAVFGCVDTLPLAREMLKDRGLRSFRQENLVRELLGVNYKAHDALEDVRALQALYSVLQPTPDLISRHRFTLDTMENKPAAKSKVPCEPAGQRPLWEHFRQTVKVTESSEDKATK